A stretch of Clostridium formicaceticum DNA encodes these proteins:
- the hutH gene encoding histidine ammonia-lyase, translated as MHTILIDGNSLTLEAIVEVARKDYKVDLTPTAVEKVNRTRALVDKFVEDEKIVYGITTGFGKFSDVAISKDETAELQRNLIISHACGVGNPLEEEVVRGIMLLRANALAKGHSGIRLSTIKTLIEMLNKRVHPIIPEKGSLGASGDLAPLSHMVLVMIGEGEAIYHGKRMPGREAMEKAGIPTIQLTSKEGLALINGTQVMTAIGALTVYDCKQLLKLADIAAALTVEAQRGIVDAFDWKLHHIRPHLGQQQTAKNLLNLLEASTYTTRQGELRVQDAYTLRCVPQIHGASRDALAYVASKINIEINAATDNPLIFPDEEEVISGGNFHGQPMALPFDFLGIAIAEIANVSERRIERLVNPQLSGLPAFLTAKGGLHSGFMIAQYAAAALVSENKVLAHPASVDSIPSSANQEDHVSMGTIAARKAREIYRNTVNVLAIELMAAAQGIDFYKGYSLGKGTSKAYKLIRESIPMLQEDRVMYLDINKGATLITTHRIVEAVEKYVELL; from the coding sequence TTGCATACAATTTTAATTGATGGAAACAGTTTGACACTAGAAGCGATTGTAGAGGTGGCAAGAAAGGATTACAAAGTAGATTTAACACCTACGGCAGTAGAGAAGGTGAATAGAACAAGGGCATTAGTAGATAAATTTGTGGAAGATGAAAAAATAGTTTATGGTATTACTACGGGATTTGGTAAATTTAGTGATGTGGCAATTTCTAAAGATGAAACAGCAGAACTTCAAAGAAACTTGATCATTAGCCATGCTTGTGGTGTGGGAAATCCTTTAGAGGAAGAAGTTGTAAGGGGAATTATGTTATTAAGAGCCAATGCTTTAGCAAAGGGACACTCTGGAATTCGTTTAAGCACGATAAAAACCTTGATAGAAATGCTAAATAAAAGAGTACATCCCATCATCCCTGAGAAAGGATCTTTAGGTGCTAGTGGAGATTTAGCGCCACTTTCTCATATGGTACTGGTGATGATAGGGGAAGGGGAAGCAATATATCATGGTAAACGAATGCCGGGAAGAGAGGCCATGGAGAAAGCTGGTATACCAACGATTCAATTAACCTCTAAAGAGGGATTAGCACTAATCAATGGAACACAGGTAATGACTGCAATAGGAGCTTTAACTGTTTATGATTGTAAACAATTATTAAAGCTTGCGGATATAGCAGCAGCGCTTACAGTAGAGGCACAAAGAGGGATTGTAGATGCTTTTGATTGGAAGCTTCATCATATAAGACCTCATTTAGGACAACAGCAGACTGCTAAAAATCTATTAAACCTATTAGAAGCTAGTACTTATACCACAAGGCAGGGAGAGTTAAGGGTACAGGATGCTTATACCTTAAGATGTGTTCCTCAAATTCATGGGGCTAGTAGAGACGCTCTTGCTTATGTGGCGTCAAAGATAAATATAGAAATTAATGCTGCTACAGACAATCCTCTTATCTTTCCTGATGAAGAAGAGGTAATTTCTGGTGGAAACTTTCATGGCCAACCGATGGCATTACCCTTTGATTTTTTAGGTATAGCCATTGCAGAGATTGCTAATGTCTCTGAGCGAAGAATAGAAAGACTAGTAAATCCACAATTAAGTGGACTTCCAGCTTTTTTAACAGCAAAGGGAGGGTTACACTCAGGCTTTATGATTGCTCAGTATGCTGCCGCAGCTTTAGTTTCTGAAAATAAGGTCTTAGCACATCCTGCCAGTGTAGATTCTATACCATCCTCTGCAAACCAAGAAGATCATGTTTCGATGGGGACGATTGCAGCAAGAAAGGCCAGAGAGATCTATCGTAATACGGTAAACGTTTTGGCTATTGAGCTAATGGCAGCAGCACAAGGAATAGATTTTTATAAAGGCTATTCACTTGGGAAGGGAACAAGTAAGGCTTATAAATTAATAAGAGAAAGTATACCTATGCTTCAAGAAGATAGGGTGATGTATTTGGATATTAATAAAGGGGCAACGTTAATAACAACCCACCGAATTGTCGAAGCCGTAGAAAAATATGTGGAACTACTATAG
- a CDS encoding DUF896 domain-containing protein yields the protein MLSKEKIQRINELAKLSKTRELTLQEKKEQDTLRKEYIKVFRSSFRKQLDSIEIVD from the coding sequence ATGTTATCAAAAGAAAAAATCCAAAGAATTAATGAATTAGCAAAGCTTTCGAAGACAAGAGAACTTACTTTGCAGGAAAAAAAGGAACAGGATACTTTGAGGAAAGAATATATAAAAGTTTTTAGAAGTTCTTTTAGGAAACAATTAGATTCTATAGAAATTGTAGATTAA
- a CDS encoding sensor histidine kinase codes for MNSHVLGITKMNEIFTKILVSIEESKSEIFDIAENIMRECSQLEGQLEEIKENIRHLIKEVDELEGLEKQSRRELLKVSKDLKNYREEDIRQAYERANKLQIQLIVKRQQENEFIKKRIEVEVRLKNAKKTLEKAEGLTSKMGVVQEFLEGNLQDISNALQDIKQKHIMGRKIIHTQEEERRRVARDIHDGPAQSLANLVIKAEVCEKLLEVDMQRSKAELQDLKKCIRESIKDIRKIIYNLRPMSIDDVGFIPTIQRYIENFQNETDIIVDFIRLSEFTLEDSIKSLCLFRIVQEALNNVRKHAKATRVKIHVEMNQKDIALNITDNGIGFDMEEIKLREKEVSGFGLLSIQERVELLNGDVDIKSVSNKGTKISVTIPIQD; via the coding sequence ATGAATAGTCATGTATTGGGTATAACAAAAATGAATGAAATTTTTACTAAAATATTAGTGTCCATAGAGGAAAGCAAGTCAGAAATTTTTGATATTGCTGAGAATATTATGCGAGAATGTAGCCAGTTAGAGGGACAGCTAGAGGAAATAAAGGAGAATATACGACATCTTATTAAAGAAGTAGATGAGTTGGAAGGATTAGAAAAACAAAGCAGAAGGGAACTTCTAAAGGTAAGCAAGGATTTGAAAAATTACCGAGAAGAAGATATTCGCCAAGCCTATGAAAGAGCCAATAAACTGCAGATACAATTAATTGTAAAGCGACAACAAGAAAATGAATTCATTAAAAAAAGAATAGAGGTTGAGGTAAGATTAAAAAATGCAAAAAAGACGCTGGAAAAGGCAGAGGGTCTTACATCAAAAATGGGGGTTGTTCAGGAGTTTTTAGAGGGAAATTTGCAGGATATTAGCAATGCATTACAGGATATTAAACAGAAACATATTATGGGAAGAAAAATTATTCACACACAAGAAGAGGAACGTAGGAGAGTGGCACGGGATATTCATGACGGTCCTGCTCAATCCTTAGCGAATTTAGTAATTAAAGCAGAAGTATGTGAAAAGCTATTAGAGGTAGATATGCAAAGAAGCAAGGCAGAGCTTCAGGACTTAAAAAAATGTATTAGAGAAAGTATCAAAGACATTCGAAAAATTATCTATAATTTGCGACCCATGTCGATAGATGATGTAGGATTTATCCCAACAATTCAGAGATACATAGAAAACTTTCAAAATGAAACAGACATTATCGTAGATTTTATTAGATTATCTGAATTTACATTAGAAGACTCGATTAAAAGCCTATGTCTTTTTCGGATTGTACAAGAGGCTTTAAATAATGTAAGAAAACATGCAAAAGCTACCAGGGTGAAAATTCATGTTGAAATGAATCAAAAGGACATAGCTTTAAATATTACAGACAATGGAATCGGTTTTGATATGGAAGAGATAAAGCTTAGGGAAAAGGAAGTAAGTGGATTTGGCTTGCTTAGTATTCAAGAAAGAGTAGAACTGTTAAATGGTGATGTGGATATAAAGAGTGTCTCTAATAAAGGCACAAAGATTTCAGTAACAATACCGATACAAGATTAA
- a CDS encoding response regulator, which translates to MNKIQILLVDDHSLVRQGLKQILELENDLQVVGQAGDGEEALLKVQQLKPDIVLLDINMPKLNGIHTLRRLKDMDSTIKVIMLTFHEDREYLFETINLGANGYVLKDAEGDSLIKAIRDVYNGVAYIHPSIATDLVKAFNNRTTKEGEEVKLTKREYEVLTLIADGLNNKEIACNLFISEKTVKNHVSNIFKKIDVNDRTQAAIYAYKHNIKKI; encoded by the coding sequence ATGAACAAGATTCAAATATTATTAGTAGATGATCATTCTTTAGTAAGACAAGGATTAAAACAGATACTAGAATTAGAAAATGACCTACAGGTCGTAGGGCAAGCTGGAGACGGAGAAGAGGCGCTACTAAAAGTGCAGCAATTAAAACCAGATATAGTTTTATTAGATATAAATATGCCTAAACTAAATGGAATACATACACTAAGGCGATTGAAGGATATGGATAGCACAATAAAAGTAATTATGTTAACCTTTCATGAAGACAGAGAATATCTTTTTGAAACCATCAATTTAGGCGCTAATGGTTATGTACTAAAAGATGCAGAAGGGGATAGTTTAATAAAGGCTATTAGAGATGTATACAATGGTGTTGCTTATATACATCCCAGCATAGCAACGGATTTAGTAAAGGCTTTTAATAACAGAACTACAAAAGAAGGAGAAGAAGTAAAGCTAACCAAGAGAGAATATGAAGTGTTGACCTTAATTGCTGATGGATTAAACAATAAAGAGATTGCCTGTAATCTCTTTATAAGTGAAAAAACTGTAAAAAATCATGTTTCTAATATATTTAAGAAAATTGATGTAAATGATCGAACGCAAGCGGCAATTTATGCATATAAACATAATATAAAGAAAATATAA
- a CDS encoding DegV family protein: MQIITDSSCDLPQELLREHDILVVPLSIEIDENNYVDCVDLSHEDFYKKMEASENPPKTSQPSPQSFIDTFKEGLQKCGEILSIHLSSKLSGTYSTAMMTKDMVNGKVEVFDSLSGSLGLGLQVLKASQLAKEGWSVEKVIEKLKEYREEMKVIVYLETLENAVKGGRVTKTKEIVANLLNLKPIVHVEEGYVRILKTVRGKKKAMRTLIDMMEEKNVSFKDRIIGITHCDCLEEALKLKEEIIEKFNPAQVMVTTMGPVIGTHSGLGGLLVCF; encoded by the coding sequence ATGCAGATTATAACCGATAGTTCCTGTGATTTACCACAGGAGTTACTGAGGGAGCATGATATCTTAGTGGTACCCTTAAGCATCGAGATTGATGAAAATAATTATGTCGATTGTGTTGATTTAAGCCATGAAGACTTTTATAAGAAAATGGAAGCCTCAGAAAATCCTCCGAAAACTTCTCAGCCTTCACCTCAAAGTTTTATCGATACCTTTAAAGAGGGTTTGCAAAAATGCGGAGAAATTCTTAGTATTCATTTATCATCTAAATTAAGTGGTACATATAGCACTGCAATGATGACGAAAGATATGGTGAATGGAAAGGTTGAAGTTTTTGATTCTTTGAGCGGCTCATTAGGCTTAGGGCTTCAGGTATTGAAGGCTTCACAGCTGGCTAAAGAGGGATGGAGTGTAGAGAAAGTCATAGAAAAGCTAAAGGAATATAGGGAAGAAATGAAGGTAATTGTTTATTTAGAGACTTTAGAAAATGCGGTTAAAGGTGGAAGAGTAACAAAGACAAAGGAAATTGTTGCGAACCTGTTGAATCTAAAGCCAATTGTTCATGTAGAAGAAGGGTATGTAAGAATATTAAAAACAGTACGTGGAAAGAAAAAAGCTATGAGGACATTGATTGATATGATGGAGGAAAAAAATGTTAGTTTTAAAGATCGTATCATAGGTATTACCCATTGTGATTGTTTAGAAGAAGCTTTAAAGTTAAAGGAAGAAATTATTGAAAAATTTAATCCAGCTCAGGTTATGGTTACCACCATGGGTCCAGTTATTGGTACGCATTCAGGGTTAGGTGGCCTTTTGGTTTGTTTCTAA
- a CDS encoding selenium metabolism-associated LysR family transcriptional regulator, producing MDFKQLESFVAIAKFKSFSKAADYLYLTQPTISSHIINLEKELKTTLINRTNKKISLTKAGEVLYDYAVNIINLKENAKFKLEEFKGKITGNIEIACSTIPEQYIIPDIICKFNKAYPDVTFNMFHYDSKQVVEGILHGEIDFGMVGAKIAHSQLKYSELTNDEIVLVTPCGEPYDSFASEINIENILQENFIFRERGSGTRALLETTLKKHKVDIDDLKIIAYIENTEAIKQCIRKGLGVSFLSKHAIEDEVKHHLLKAFKIKDMELDRNFYLVCHKYRSPSPLEDAFRKFVWEYFNA from the coding sequence ATGGACTTTAAACAACTTGAATCCTTCGTAGCCATTGCAAAGTTCAAAAGTTTTTCAAAGGCTGCAGATTATTTATATCTAACGCAGCCTACTATTAGCAGCCATATTATTAATTTGGAAAAAGAATTAAAAACTACCCTTATTAATAGGACCAATAAAAAAATTTCTCTTACAAAGGCAGGAGAAGTTTTATATGATTATGCTGTGAATATTATTAACTTAAAAGAAAATGCAAAATTTAAACTGGAGGAATTCAAAGGAAAGATTACAGGGAATATAGAAATAGCCTGCAGCACAATCCCTGAGCAGTACATTATTCCTGATATTATTTGTAAGTTTAATAAAGCTTATCCTGATGTTACTTTTAATATGTTTCACTATGATTCAAAGCAGGTGGTTGAGGGTATTCTCCACGGAGAAATAGACTTTGGTATGGTAGGAGCGAAAATAGCCCATAGTCAGTTGAAATATTCAGAACTAACCAATGATGAAATTGTCTTAGTTACTCCCTGTGGTGAACCCTATGACTCTTTTGCATCTGAAATAAACATTGAGAATATATTACAAGAAAACTTCATTTTCCGTGAACGAGGTTCTGGGACAAGGGCGTTATTAGAAACTACTTTAAAAAAACATAAGGTAGATATAGACGATCTAAAGATCATTGCTTATATAGAAAATACCGAAGCGATTAAGCAGTGTATTAGGAAGGGACTAGGCGTATCTTTTTTATCTAAGCATGCTATTGAAGATGAAGTAAAGCATCATCTACTAAAGGCCTTTAAAATAAAAGATATGGAATTAGATCGAAACTTTTATTTAGTATGTCACAAATATCGATCTCCCTCTCCTTTAGAAGATGCCTTTCGAAAATTTGTATGGGAATATTTTAATGCATAA
- a CDS encoding cation diffusion facilitator family transporter, which produces MQDQERYQEAKKVSIISLVINVFLTIIKAIIGILAGSTALVADAFHSASDLFGTIILLQGLKIAHKPPDASHPYGHHRAETITSKLLAIILILTAVGIGYEALKVLRDPTIAPPDSMAIYIALISIVFKEALYQYSVKIGKKINSPAVIADAWHHRTDAFSSIAALIGIGGALYGYPVMDPLAGVFVSILILKTGISIYKQAILALMDTAPSREVLEQIREAAFQAKGIKEVQDIKVRQYGSKLIVDMKVCVNPNITVEEGHGAAARAKKNLMQSNYDIQDVLIHVNPCKHMELENCKECRLKYE; this is translated from the coding sequence ATGCAAGATCAGGAAAGATATCAAGAAGCTAAGAAGGTATCTATTATTAGTCTAGTAATAAATGTTTTTTTAACCATCATTAAGGCAATTATAGGAATTTTAGCAGGAAGTACTGCTTTAGTAGCAGATGCCTTTCACTCTGCATCTGATTTATTTGGCACTATTATTTTATTACAAGGATTAAAAATTGCTCATAAGCCTCCAGATGCATCACACCCCTATGGTCATCATCGTGCAGAAACAATTACATCAAAACTTTTGGCTATTATTTTGATTCTTACGGCCGTAGGTATCGGATATGAAGCTTTAAAAGTTTTACGAGATCCTACAATTGCACCTCCGGACTCCATGGCAATCTATATCGCTTTAATCTCTATTGTATTTAAAGAAGCTTTATATCAGTATTCAGTAAAAATAGGAAAAAAAATTAATAGTCCTGCTGTTATTGCTGATGCCTGGCACCATCGAACCGACGCCTTTTCCTCTATAGCTGCTTTAATAGGAATAGGTGGGGCTCTTTATGGCTATCCAGTGATGGATCCCTTAGCAGGGGTTTTTGTATCTATCCTTATACTAAAAACTGGTATATCTATCTATAAGCAAGCGATTCTTGCTTTGATGGATACAGCTCCTTCAAGAGAAGTATTAGAACAAATCAGAGAAGCCGCCTTTCAAGCAAAGGGAATTAAAGAGGTGCAGGATATTAAAGTAAGACAATATGGTTCAAAGCTCATTGTAGACATGAAGGTTTGTGTCAACCCCAATATTACTGTAGAAGAAGGGCATGGGGCTGCTGCTAGAGCTAAGAAAAATCTTATGCAAAGCAACTATGATATTCAAGATGTCCTTATCCATGTGAACCCTTGTAAGCATATGGAACTGGAAAATTGTAAAGAATGCAGGCTGAAATATGAGTGA
- a CDS encoding recombinase family protein — translation MKKGVAYTRFSSDMQSVDSTEAQLQEIQKYANTHDIQIIKIYSDEAISGKTDKRPALQQMLSDAKKGLFDIVLVHKVDRFGRDRYDSAIHKAQLKRQGVSIQYAGQSISDNPEGRLMEGILESFAQYYSENLANETMKGLKVKARRAEFNGGIPPLGYDVLDKKYVINEVEARVVKLIFDMHASGKTYGEIFASLKFKGYKTKRGADFTKNSLHSILNNEKYIGIYSYNKTAPRLYGKRNSRKQKDLDEIIRIPDAVPKIIDLNTWNLCQERMKSNRESRAKYRAKVTYLLSGIIYCECDSKMHGNTRNNGYHNYHYYRCAKGCPNSIQKDTVEDFVLYQLYETYFTDKAIKGLTKKLNEFARAAFEGKDNDMVLIRKDLKRVETEIINIVNAISTIGLSEALTEKLKDLEQVKRDLSFELIELEHSVNTYLIPEDAITELLGRYKTSIEERNIEECSKFIRKFVKRVTVSKDDVFVEFLMDYITQRLELNCVRTSASTSTAPKEKPLNSYLNMSLKVFLC, via the coding sequence ATGAAAAAAGGTGTTGCCTACACTAGATTTAGTTCAGATATGCAGTCTGTAGATAGTACTGAGGCCCAGCTACAAGAGATTCAAAAATATGCTAATACTCACGATATACAAATTATAAAAATATATAGCGATGAAGCTATTTCTGGGAAAACTGATAAACGCCCAGCACTACAACAAATGTTAAGTGACGCTAAAAAAGGACTGTTTGATATTGTATTAGTCCATAAAGTAGATCGCTTTGGTCGTGATCGGTACGATAGTGCTATCCATAAAGCACAGTTAAAAAGACAAGGTGTATCAATTCAGTATGCAGGTCAATCTATAAGCGACAATCCCGAAGGTCGGCTTATGGAAGGCATATTAGAGAGTTTTGCACAATATTACAGCGAAAACTTAGCAAATGAAACTATGAAGGGTTTAAAAGTTAAAGCTAGGAGAGCTGAATTTAACGGTGGCATACCACCTCTTGGTTATGATGTACTAGATAAAAAATATGTAATTAATGAGGTTGAGGCAAGAGTTGTAAAATTAATATTTGATATGCACGCTTCTGGAAAAACTTACGGAGAAATTTTTGCTAGTTTGAAGTTCAAAGGATATAAAACTAAAAGGGGAGCAGACTTTACCAAGAATAGTCTTCATTCTATTCTAAACAATGAAAAATATATAGGTATTTATTCTTACAACAAAACAGCTCCTAGACTGTATGGTAAGCGTAATTCTAGAAAACAGAAGGACTTAGATGAAATAATTAGAATTCCAGACGCTGTGCCTAAAATAATTGATCTAAATACCTGGAATCTATGTCAAGAAAGAATGAAAAGCAACAGAGAGAGTAGAGCTAAGTACCGAGCTAAAGTTACTTATTTATTATCAGGAATTATTTATTGTGAATGTGACAGTAAGATGCATGGGAATACAAGGAATAACGGCTACCATAATTATCATTATTACCGATGTGCTAAAGGTTGTCCAAATTCAATTCAGAAAGACACAGTGGAAGACTTTGTTTTATATCAGCTTTATGAAACATATTTTACAGATAAAGCTATCAAAGGACTAACTAAAAAACTTAATGAGTTTGCAAGGGCTGCTTTTGAGGGTAAAGATAATGATATGGTTCTAATTAGAAAAGACTTAAAAAGAGTAGAAACAGAGATAATTAACATAGTAAATGCTATATCTACAATTGGACTATCAGAAGCTTTAACAGAAAAGCTAAAAGACTTAGAACAAGTTAAAAGAGATCTGTCTTTTGAATTGATAGAATTAGAACATTCAGTAAACACATACCTTATACCTGAAGATGCGATTACGGAACTGCTAGGTAGGTACAAAACCAGTATTGAAGAAAGAAACATAGAAGAGTGTTCAAAATTCATTAGAAAATTTGTTAAGAGGGTAACAGTCTCAAAAGATGATGTATTTGTTGAATTTTTAATGGATTATATTACTCAAAGGCTAGAATTAAACTGTGTGCGTACGTCTGCATCCACTTCCACGGCACCAAAAGAAAAACCTTTAAACTCATATTTAAATATGAGCTTAAAGGTTTTTTTATGTTGA
- a CDS encoding ImmA/IrrE family metallo-endopeptidase, whose translation MNSYEKLLIEEPEIIIYDQADLEDDSKGFYVETTVAKVILISKKVKITKEKRCVLAEEFGHHYTTVGDITDQTKVENRKQELKARRWAVKRLIRVEQFIDAFKAGVRNRHELAEFLDVTEDFIETALDHFKGIYGHSYTIGEYTIFFSPLYVYKSFE comes from the coding sequence ATGAATAGTTATGAGAAATTACTTATTGAGGAACCAGAAATTATTATTTATGATCAAGCTGATTTAGAAGATGATTCAAAAGGTTTTTATGTGGAAACAACTGTAGCTAAAGTTATTCTTATCAGTAAGAAAGTTAAAATTACAAAAGAAAAGCGATGTGTCTTAGCGGAGGAATTTGGTCATCATTATACCACTGTTGGTGATATTACCGATCAAACCAAAGTGGAAAATAGAAAGCAGGAATTAAAGGCTCGTAGATGGGCAGTAAAACGCTTGATCAGAGTCGAGCAATTTATAGATGCTTTTAAAGCAGGAGTTAGAAATCGTCATGAATTAGCAGAGTTTCTTGATGTAACAGAAGATTTTATCGAAACGGCATTAGACCATTTTAAGGGAATCTATGGTCATTCTTATACTATAGGAGAATATACGATATTTTTTAGTCCTTTATATGTTTATAAGAGTTTTGAATAA
- a CDS encoding helix-turn-helix domain-containing protein has translation MQIGQRIKKIRNSLGLTQSQLASRANISRSYLGDVENGRYNPSLNMLENIAEVLNTSVDYLLAKSVSCLIESRLKELNMSLEELAEKTNLPLMYLKTLDDKTPDDKDYEIINLIAQTLKMHPKPLRIALARQEQPDPENKNNNNGVNETIELKGVDNILANMLDDDKILTLAAHRAGHEGPLSEEEIEKIKLAIRIALANNNTKK, from the coding sequence ATGCAAATAGGTCAGCGTATTAAAAAAATAAGAAACAGTTTAGGTTTGACACAAAGTCAATTAGCTTCAAGAGCAAACATATCTCGTTCTTATTTAGGTGATGTAGAAAACGGTAGATATAACCCAAGTTTAAACATGTTAGAAAATATAGCAGAAGTTTTAAATACTTCAGTAGATTATCTATTGGCTAAATCAGTTAGTTGTTTAATTGAAAGCAGGTTAAAAGAGTTAAATATGTCATTAGAGGAGCTAGCTGAAAAAACTAATCTTCCTTTGATGTATTTAAAAACCTTAGATGATAAAACACCAGATGATAAGGATTATGAAATTATAAATTTAATAGCTCAAACTCTGAAGATGCATCCTAAACCGTTAAGGATAGCTCTAGCAAGACAAGAACAACCTGATCCTGAAAACAAAAACAATAACAATGGAGTAAATGAAACCATTGAATTAAAAGGTGTAGATAATATTCTAGCAAATATGCTTGATGACGATAAAATTTTAACCTTAGCAGCACACCGAGCCGGACATGAAGGACCTTTATCAGAAGAAGAAATAGAAAAAATAAAGCTAGCTATTAGAATCGCACTGGCTAATAATAATACTAAAAAGTAA
- a CDS encoding helix-turn-helix domain-containing protein has protein sequence MDKQEKKKIIGRVISDKRQSKKLTQLELSELTGLSRNYICDIENGRYMPSLDALTKLALPLNIDLNFLLSMTEIQFKY, from the coding sequence ATGGATAAACAGGAAAAGAAAAAAATTATAGGTAGAGTGATCAGTGATAAAAGACAATCTAAAAAACTTACACAGTTAGAACTTTCAGAGCTTACAGGTCTATCAAGAAACTATATATGTGATATCGAAAATGGTAGATATATGCCCAGTTTAGATGCCTTAACAAAATTAGCTTTACCTCTAAACATCGATCTTAATTTTTTGCTATCTATGACGGAAATACAATTCAAATACTAG
- a CDS encoding Bro-N domain-containing protein: protein MKGLKIFNSQEFGQVRTLIIQNEPWFVGKDVAEALGYAEPRSVISKKVDEEDKGVARMETPSGMQEMTIINESGLYSLILSSKLESAKKFKRWVTSEVLPSIRKTGSYLLNYKPKATSVGEVASLIKILKVSMKDQGSAAHEITSMEKMICEQFNIDLPENFVKKPAYMQLTLTLPIE, encoded by the coding sequence ATGAAGGGCTTAAAAATTTTTAATAGCCAAGAATTTGGACAGGTAAGAACATTAATTATTCAAAATGAACCTTGGTTTGTAGGTAAAGATGTAGCTGAAGCATTGGGGTACGCAGAACCAAGAAGTGTCATATCAAAGAAGGTGGATGAAGAGGATAAAGGTGTTGCTAGAATGGAAACACCTTCAGGAATGCAAGAAATGACCATCATCAATGAAAGTGGATTATACTCTCTAATATTGTCATCCAAATTAGAATCAGCTAAAAAATTTAAACGTTGGGTTACATCAGAAGTGTTACCTTCAATAAGAAAAACTGGAAGTTATTTGCTTAATTATAAACCAAAAGCCACCAGCGTAGGAGAAGTAGCAAGTCTAATTAAAATTCTTAAAGTTTCGATGAAAGATCAAGGTAGTGCTGCACATGAAATTACTTCTATGGAAAAAATGATCTGTGAACAGTTTAATATCGATTTACCGGAAAACTTTGTAAAGAAACCAGCATACATGCAATTGACTCTTACCTTACCAATTGAATAA
- a CDS encoding DUF6906 family protein has translation MKHGKRLTKKQKLFLASKGLNPENWLSVKNTSEKMVFVHRQREKTRTFDKKGEGL, from the coding sequence TTGAAACATGGAAAGAGGCTAACTAAAAAACAGAAGTTGTTTTTAGCATCAAAGGGGCTAAATCCAGAAAATTGGCTATCTGTAAAAAACACTTCTGAGAAAATGGTGTTTGTACATAGGCAGCGTGAAAAAACTAGGACTTTCGATAAAAAAGGGGAGGGACTGTAA
- a CDS encoding AbrB/MazE/SpoVT family DNA-binding domain-containing protein, protein MKSTGIVRKIDDLGRLVIPKETRRNLGIKEGDPVEFYVEDEKIIIQKFQRQCIFCGNQEDLKLVLDKPVCASCLDTIGKEKE, encoded by the coding sequence ATGAAATCAACAGGAATTGTAAGGAAAATTGATGATTTAGGTAGATTGGTAATACCTAAGGAAACTAGAAGAAACTTAGGCATAAAAGAGGGGGATCCAGTGGAGTTTTATGTTGAAGATGAAAAGATCATTATTCAAAAGTTTCAAAGGCAATGTATTTTCTGTGGCAATCAGGAAGATCTAAAGTTGGTATTGGATAAGCCAGTATGTGCTAGCTGCCTAGATACTATAGGCAAGGAAAAGGAGTGA